Proteins co-encoded in one Papaver somniferum cultivar HN1 chromosome 5, ASM357369v1, whole genome shotgun sequence genomic window:
- the LOC113283923 gene encoding dirigent protein 22-like: MNSAIVAVDGKSQTVGKVLNPTKLGLKKEKLSHFRVYWHDIVGGRHPTSIQVAKAASTDKSATGFGAVSMIDDPLTEGLELSSKLVGRAQGFYASAGINELVALINMNFAFVVGKYNGSTISVMGRDKVLSEVREMPIVGGSGLFRFARGYVEARTKKLDSKTGDSTVEYNIYVFHY, encoded by the coding sequence ATGAATTCAGCCATTGTTGCAGTAGATGGGAAATCACAAACAGTTGGTAAAGTTCTAAACCCAACAAAGTTGGGTCTCAAGAAAGAAAAACTCAGTCATTTTCGTGTGTATTGGCATGATATTGTTGGTGGCCGTCATCCTACATCAATTCAGGTTGCAAAGGCAGCTTCAACAGACAAATCGGCGACTGGGTTCGGAGCTGTTTCAATGATTGATGATCCCTTGACAGAAGGACTTGAACTGAGTTCAAAACTTGTCGGACGAGCTCAAGGATTTTATGCATCTGCCGGAATTAATGAATTAGTTGCTCTGATAAATATGAATTTTGCTTTCGTGGTTGGAAAATACAATGGCAGCACCATCAGTGTTATGGGAAGAGATAAAGTGTTATCTGAAGTTAGAGAAATGCCCATTGTTGGTGGTAGCGGATTATTCCGATTTGCTCGTGGTTATGTTGAAGCTCGGACTAAGAAATTGGATTCTAAAACTGGTGATTCTACTGTTGAATACAACATTTATGTCTTTCATTACTGA